A stretch of the Sorangium aterium genome encodes the following:
- a CDS encoding diacylglycerol/polyprenol kinase family protein, with amino-acid sequence MIHALHVETKLVSEELCVLLRQVDPAVFVFHDEPEVRARVERVASRLRELVVAAERDDAGGRLERLRERLRVLLAAVERATPTGTPSPKAAWIAFQREVQPAYESLLLTLRGVVAAPPSVRPTNHVRSLWHVGSGLSVLGLIQLLPERGGLVAASGAFVVAVWSMEIARRVSERVNERLMGVFRLVAHPHERYRVNSSTWYVTALFLLALFGTRLSQSLAVVVLAVADPAAALIGRRFGRTRLRDGRSLEGTLAFFAAGALSALAVMWALGPASLSSRLLLAAVAGLAGAATELFSTRMDDNFTIPVAVAAAVTVVGTG; translated from the coding sequence GTGATCCACGCCTTGCACGTCGAGACCAAGCTCGTCTCCGAAGAGCTCTGCGTACTGTTGCGTCAGGTCGATCCCGCCGTGTTCGTCTTCCACGACGAGCCCGAGGTCCGCGCCCGGGTCGAGCGGGTGGCGTCGCGACTCCGCGAGCTCGTCGTGGCCGCCGAGCGTGACGACGCGGGGGGCAGGCTCGAGCGGCTCCGCGAGCGGCTCCGCGTGTTGCTCGCGGCGGTCGAGCGGGCGACCCCGACCGGTACGCCCTCGCCCAAGGCGGCGTGGATCGCGTTCCAGCGGGAGGTGCAGCCTGCCTACGAGTCGCTGCTGCTGACGCTGCGCGGCGTGGTCGCCGCGCCGCCGAGCGTCAGGCCGACGAACCATGTGCGCAGCCTGTGGCACGTGGGCTCGGGGCTCTCGGTGCTCGGGCTGATCCAGCTCTTGCCGGAGCGCGGCGGGCTCGTGGCCGCGAGCGGCGCGTTCGTGGTGGCGGTGTGGTCGATGGAGATCGCCCGCCGGGTCAGCGAGCGGGTCAATGAGCGGCTGATGGGGGTCTTCCGGCTCGTGGCGCACCCGCACGAGCGCTACAGGGTGAACTCGTCGACCTGGTATGTGACAGCGCTCTTCCTGCTGGCGCTGTTCGGGACACGGCTGAGCCAGTCGCTCGCGGTTGTGGTGCTGGCGGTGGCCGACCCGGCGGCGGCCCTCATCGGCCGCCGCTTCGGCCGCACGCGGCTGCGCGACGGCCGCTCGCTGGAGGGCACGCTCGCCTTCTTCGCGGCGGGCGCGCTGAGCGCCCTCGCCGTGATGTGGGCGCTCGGCCCGGCGTCGCTCTCCTCGCGGCTCCTCCTGGCCGCCGTCGCCGGCCTCGCCGGGGCGGCGACCGAGCTGTTCTCCACGCGGATGGACGACAACTTCACCATCCCGGTCGCCGTGGCAGCCGCGGTGACGGTCGTCGGCACGGGCTGA
- a CDS encoding carbonic anhydrase translates to MGLSNAPPAFPVVPADQALERLIEGNRRFVDNIRSEHIEMGPRARAALVDGQQPFAIVLSCSDSRAPSELIFDQGLGDLFVIRVAGNVVAPSLVGSVEFAAAAFGTRLAVVMGHSRCGAIDATLSELLHEDHRGPLTDNIRDIVERCRAPVETVVSAAGRHADRDFLLREAVRANVRNSCDHLRHGSRLLERLCAEEGMLIVGAEYALETGKVTFLPRP, encoded by the coding sequence ATGGGACTCAGCAACGCACCTCCCGCCTTTCCCGTCGTGCCCGCCGATCAAGCGCTGGAGCGCCTGATCGAGGGCAACCGGCGCTTCGTCGACAACATCCGCAGCGAGCACATCGAGATGGGCCCGCGGGCGCGGGCCGCCCTCGTGGACGGGCAGCAGCCCTTCGCCATCGTCCTCAGCTGCTCGGACTCGCGGGCGCCGTCGGAGCTCATCTTCGACCAGGGGCTCGGGGACCTGTTCGTCATCCGGGTCGCGGGCAACGTGGTGGCGCCCTCGCTCGTCGGCAGCGTGGAGTTCGCCGCCGCCGCCTTCGGGACCCGCCTTGCCGTGGTGATGGGCCACTCGCGCTGCGGCGCCATCGACGCCACGCTGAGCGAGCTGCTCCACGAGGACCACCGCGGCCCCCTCACCGACAACATCCGCGATATCGTCGAGCGCTGCCGGGCTCCCGTCGAGACGGTGGTGAGCGCCGCGGGCCGCCACGCCGACAGAGACTTTCTCCTGCGCGAGGCGGTGCGCGCCAACGTGCGCAACTCGTGCGATCACCTCCGGCACGGCAGCCGGCTGCTCGAGCGCCTGTGCGCCGAGGAAGGCATGCTGATCGTGGGCGCCGAGTACGCCCTGGAGACCGGCAAGGTGACGTTCCTCCCGCGCCCGTGA
- a CDS encoding DNA alkylation repair protein, which produces MGDRLKDLFDERRVRSIARDLRSAHPGLDERGFARDCLAGLSDLELTGRASRIADVMHHHLPQPFPEAARVIVASLGPELGRSDAFGLEPLQYMPHVFYVAKRGLDHFEDAMTAQYELTKRFSAEFSIRAFLTRYPDATLRRLRAWAADPNVHVRRLVSEGTRPRLPWAPRLRAFQQDPGPVIDLLEILKDDPERYVQRSVANNINDIGKDHPSVAASLCRRWLDGAPPGRQWIVRHALRSLVKKGDHGALDALGFGAAPSVAIASASLSPRSVKLGGELRFSFELTSTAPRDQELIVDCAVHFVKANGSTRPKVFKLRKLVLPPSGRAEIAGKVSFEEMTTRRHYPGRHSIDVMVNGVAHPLGQFEVCR; this is translated from the coding sequence ATGGGTGACCGGCTGAAGGACCTCTTCGACGAGCGGCGCGTCCGCTCGATCGCCCGCGACCTCCGCTCGGCGCACCCTGGCCTCGATGAGCGCGGCTTCGCCCGTGACTGCCTGGCCGGCCTCTCCGATCTGGAGCTCACGGGCCGCGCCTCCCGGATCGCGGACGTCATGCACCACCACCTGCCGCAGCCCTTTCCGGAGGCAGCTCGTGTGATCGTGGCTTCCCTCGGGCCCGAGCTGGGTCGGAGCGACGCGTTCGGCCTGGAGCCGCTGCAGTACATGCCGCACGTGTTCTATGTGGCAAAGCGCGGTCTCGATCACTTCGAGGACGCGATGACCGCGCAATACGAGCTGACGAAGCGGTTCTCCGCCGAGTTCAGCATCCGCGCGTTCCTGACGAGGTACCCCGACGCGACGCTCCGCCGGCTCCGCGCGTGGGCCGCCGACCCGAACGTCCACGTCCGCCGGCTCGTCTCCGAGGGGACCCGTCCGCGGCTGCCGTGGGCCCCGCGGCTCCGCGCTTTCCAGCAGGATCCAGGCCCCGTCATCGATCTGCTCGAGATCCTGAAGGACGATCCGGAGCGCTACGTGCAGCGCTCCGTCGCGAACAACATCAATGACATCGGCAAGGACCACCCGAGCGTCGCGGCGAGCCTCTGCCGGCGTTGGCTCGACGGCGCGCCGCCCGGGCGGCAATGGATCGTGCGCCACGCGCTGCGCTCGCTCGTCAAGAAGGGGGATCACGGCGCGCTCGACGCGCTCGGCTTCGGCGCGGCGCCGAGCGTCGCGATCGCCTCGGCTTCGCTGTCCCCGCGATCGGTGAAGCTCGGCGGAGAGCTCCGGTTCTCGTTCGAGCTCACGTCGACGGCCCCGCGCGACCAGGAGCTGATCGTCGACTGCGCCGTGCACTTCGTGAAGGCGAACGGCTCGACGCGGCCAAAGGTCTTCAAGCTGCGGAAGCTCGTCTTGCCGCCGTCGGGTCGCGCCGAGATAGCCGGCAAGGTCTCCTTCGAGGAGATGACGACCCGCCGTCACTATCCCGGTCGCCACAGCATCGACGTGATGGTCAACGGCGTGGCGCACCCGCTGGGGCAATTCGAGGTGTGCCGGTGA
- a CDS encoding HD domain-containing protein, whose translation MKDWEALFAKKLEETDLGNDPAHDLAHFTRVVATAKALAADEGAMLEIVVPAAWLHDLVNVPKNDPRRSQASRLSAEEALRFLRSVEYPEAFLPDIAHAIECHSYSAGIEPTTLEARVVQDADRLDGLGAIGIARCFAVGGLLGVRFYDPGDPFAERRPWDDRVNAIDHFHVKLFKTAESLKTAAGRREGARRAEFMRQYLARLALEIGGEMASDVS comes from the coding sequence ATGAAGGACTGGGAAGCGCTCTTCGCAAAGAAGCTCGAGGAGACCGACCTCGGCAATGATCCGGCCCATGATCTGGCGCATTTCACGAGGGTGGTCGCCACGGCCAAGGCGCTCGCGGCGGACGAAGGGGCGATGCTCGAGATCGTCGTCCCCGCGGCGTGGCTGCACGATCTCGTCAACGTCCCCAAGAACGACCCCAGGCGCTCCCAGGCGTCCCGGCTCTCCGCGGAGGAGGCGCTGCGCTTCCTGCGGAGCGTGGAGTACCCCGAGGCGTTCCTCCCCGATATCGCCCACGCGATCGAGTGCCACAGCTACAGCGCGGGGATCGAGCCGACGACCCTCGAGGCGAGGGTGGTCCAGGACGCCGACCGCCTCGACGGCCTGGGGGCGATCGGGATCGCCCGCTGCTTCGCCGTGGGCGGCCTGCTCGGGGTGCGGTTCTACGATCCCGGGGATCCGTTCGCCGAGCGGAGGCCCTGGGACGACCGGGTGAACGCGATCGACCACTTCCACGTGAAGCTGTTCAAGACCGCCGAGAGCCTCAAGACGGCAGCAGGGCGCCGCGAGGGCGCGCGGCGGGCGGAGTTCATGAGACAGTACCTCGCTCGCCTCGCGCTGGAGATCGGCGGCGAGATGGCTTCTGACGTCAGCTGA
- a CDS encoding M36 family metallopeptidase, producing the protein MKVSVRYTALSLALLAGPTAHARERPNYDAYFKAPPALPARAGRDVDERAPGAVVASTDPQRGVPTFAWATSPGHRPPAATHGTPEAAARWYVQRYARLYGLPQAALDTAVVRHVHDTGRGGVVVTLGQDVDGIPVFRSGLKVLMKRDLELVALAGNLHASAVPLPPGAASPTAGSLRGRAFSGSPAQALVRALRDAHRIDVKTADLRELGGAKGGYRLFDIADTDHARQRAGGLRFTQPARVRKVLFPLPDRLVAGYFVELVSGDAGGTSSAAYAWVFGAGDGQMLYRENLSHAAFDYRVWAEEGGDHRPLDGPLADLSPHPTGRPDGQIARFIAPSLISIDGFNTNLDGGADPWLPADATSTRGNNVDAYADHNPPDGFSSGDTRAELSGPGSFDHIYDPLAEPLATPEQTMAAVTQIFYVTNWLHDWYYDSGFTEAAGNAQRDNLGRGGLDGDPLLAEAQDDAIGGSRDNANMDATYDGASPRMQMYLWSGPDQRSLSVTPQNASYASNTALFGPQRYEVTGELALALDGAEPRGDACGPITSDVAGKIALIDRGGCTFAEKAQSAQAAGAVGVLIANNRESDGAPRLFGEAPEVTTPAQSISQADGSALKAALAASDAPITVTMTREPSVERDGTIDNTIVAHEWGHYIHLRQVACGTKMCGAQSEGWGDFIALHMALRDGDDLDGAFPLSSYGSAALGDSYFGIRRAPYSVDFTKNGLTFKHISEGARLPDHPLNGSGSDNSEEHNAGEVWASMLFEAYVGLIRHGSGLTPPRAFEQTRRRMSDYVVAGMQLAPVSPTYTEQRDALLAAALASDQGDFLALAEAFARRGAGTCAVSPRADSHDFSGVVESFSVQPEISLVRAELDDSAGSCDRDGLLDAEESGTIAIEIVNRGAAPLTGAVASIEVPSAGVTFPDGARASFGDIAPFATGTATVAVKLDRTVAPAEDLKLSLTLKSAAACTPARVEALVRRVNYDEVPGSSAVDDVEAQSTTWSVEGLSGEVVWSRAEGTAPNRVWRGVNLGSVSDTALVSPALEVSETERFVLTFAHRHQFETSDETFWDGAVVELSADGGETWQDIGRRAQPGYNGKVTVESGNPLGRRRAFVGQSPSWPDVDHVAIDLGTAFAGKTVQVRFRVGTDAAAGDTGWELDDLGFAGLKNKPFATVVEDTASCQGGPEADAGTDQVAAIGEFVTLDASGSSDPEEDELTFSWVQTAGPAVELTGEGARATFVAPEVTEATTLAFAVTVSDGILEATDQVSVVVDLAKEPEAEGCGCAIPGGAPRGPLGALGAAAALAAFAGRRRRRGGGAS; encoded by the coding sequence ATGAAGGTCTCAGTTCGGTACACCGCGCTATCGCTCGCTCTGCTCGCAGGCCCCACCGCCCACGCGCGGGAGCGCCCGAACTACGACGCATACTTCAAGGCCCCACCCGCGCTGCCCGCCCGCGCGGGGCGCGACGTCGACGAGCGCGCGCCGGGCGCCGTCGTCGCGTCGACCGATCCGCAGCGCGGGGTGCCCACCTTCGCGTGGGCGACGTCCCCGGGCCACCGCCCGCCCGCCGCGACCCACGGGACGCCCGAGGCCGCGGCCCGATGGTACGTGCAGCGGTACGCGCGGCTCTACGGTCTTCCGCAGGCCGCGCTCGATACGGCCGTGGTGCGCCACGTCCACGACACCGGGCGCGGCGGCGTCGTCGTGACGCTCGGCCAGGACGTCGACGGGATCCCGGTCTTCCGGAGCGGGCTCAAGGTGCTCATGAAGCGCGACCTCGAGCTCGTCGCCCTCGCCGGCAACCTCCACGCGTCGGCCGTCCCGCTGCCGCCCGGCGCCGCCTCGCCGACGGCCGGCTCGCTCCGCGGCCGGGCGTTCTCCGGCTCGCCGGCGCAGGCGCTCGTCCGCGCCCTGCGCGACGCGCACCGCATCGACGTCAAGACGGCCGACCTCCGCGAGCTCGGCGGGGCGAAGGGCGGGTATCGGCTCTTCGACATCGCGGACACCGATCACGCGCGCCAGCGCGCCGGGGGCCTGCGCTTCACGCAGCCGGCGCGGGTGAGGAAGGTGCTCTTTCCGCTGCCCGATCGGCTCGTCGCCGGCTACTTCGTCGAGCTCGTCTCGGGCGACGCCGGCGGCACGAGCTCCGCGGCGTACGCCTGGGTGTTCGGGGCCGGCGACGGGCAGATGCTCTACCGGGAGAACCTCTCCCACGCCGCGTTCGATTACCGGGTCTGGGCAGAGGAAGGGGGCGATCACAGGCCGCTCGACGGCCCCCTCGCGGATCTCTCGCCGCACCCGACCGGGCGGCCCGACGGCCAGATCGCTCGGTTCATCGCGCCGAGCCTCATATCCATCGATGGGTTCAACACGAACCTCGACGGCGGGGCCGATCCTTGGCTGCCGGCCGACGCGACCTCGACCCGCGGCAACAACGTCGACGCCTACGCGGACCACAACCCGCCCGACGGGTTCTCCAGCGGCGATACGCGCGCGGAGCTCTCGGGGCCGGGCTCGTTCGACCACATCTATGACCCGCTCGCCGAGCCGCTCGCCACGCCCGAGCAGACCATGGCGGCCGTCACCCAGATCTTCTACGTCACGAACTGGCTCCACGACTGGTACTACGACTCCGGCTTCACCGAGGCCGCGGGCAACGCCCAGCGCGACAACCTCGGTCGGGGCGGCCTCGACGGCGATCCGCTCCTCGCGGAGGCGCAGGACGACGCGATCGGCGGCAGCCGCGACAACGCGAACATGGACGCGACGTACGACGGCGCGTCGCCCCGGATGCAGATGTACCTGTGGTCCGGGCCGGACCAGCGCTCGCTGAGCGTCACGCCGCAGAACGCCAGCTACGCGTCGAACACCGCCTTGTTCGGGCCCCAGCGCTACGAGGTGACCGGCGAGCTCGCCCTCGCCCTGGACGGCGCCGAGCCCCGCGGCGACGCGTGCGGGCCGATCACGAGCGACGTGGCCGGCAAGATCGCCCTCATCGACCGGGGCGGGTGCACCTTCGCCGAGAAGGCGCAGAGCGCGCAGGCGGCGGGCGCCGTCGGCGTGCTCATCGCCAACAACCGCGAGAGCGACGGCGCCCCGCGGCTGTTCGGCGAGGCCCCCGAGGTGACGACCCCCGCCCAGAGCATCTCGCAGGCGGACGGCAGCGCGCTCAAGGCGGCGCTCGCCGCCTCGGACGCGCCGATCACGGTCACCATGACCCGCGAGCCCAGCGTCGAGCGCGACGGCACGATCGACAACACCATCGTGGCGCACGAGTGGGGCCATTACATCCACCTCCGTCAGGTCGCGTGCGGCACCAAGATGTGCGGCGCGCAGAGCGAGGGGTGGGGCGACTTCATCGCGCTGCACATGGCGCTGCGCGACGGCGACGACCTCGACGGCGCCTTCCCGCTCTCGAGCTACGGGAGCGCGGCGCTCGGCGACAGCTACTTCGGCATCCGCCGCGCCCCCTACTCCGTCGACTTCACCAAGAACGGGCTGACGTTCAAGCACATCTCCGAGGGCGCCCGCCTCCCCGACCACCCGCTCAACGGCTCGGGCTCCGACAACTCCGAGGAGCACAACGCGGGAGAGGTCTGGGCGAGCATGCTGTTCGAGGCCTACGTCGGGCTGATCCGGCACGGCAGCGGCCTGACCCCGCCGCGCGCGTTCGAGCAGACCCGGCGGCGGATGAGCGATTACGTGGTGGCCGGCATGCAGCTCGCGCCGGTGAGCCCGACGTACACCGAGCAGCGCGACGCGCTCCTCGCCGCCGCGCTCGCCAGCGATCAGGGCGACTTCCTCGCGCTGGCAGAGGCGTTCGCCCGGCGCGGCGCCGGCACGTGCGCCGTGTCCCCGCGCGCCGACTCGCACGATTTCTCGGGCGTCGTGGAGAGCTTCAGCGTCCAGCCCGAGATCTCGCTGGTCCGGGCGGAGCTCGACGACAGCGCCGGCTCCTGCGACCGCGATGGGCTGCTCGACGCGGAGGAGTCGGGCACGATCGCGATCGAGATCGTGAATCGCGGCGCGGCGCCCCTGACGGGGGCGGTGGCGTCCATCGAGGTGCCTTCCGCAGGGGTGACGTTCCCGGACGGCGCGCGCGCGTCGTTCGGCGACATCGCGCCGTTCGCGACCGGGACCGCGACCGTGGCGGTGAAGCTCGACCGGACCGTGGCGCCCGCCGAGGACCTCAAGCTCAGCCTGACGCTGAAGAGCGCCGCGGCGTGCACGCCGGCGCGGGTGGAGGCCCTGGTGCGCCGCGTGAACTACGACGAGGTGCCGGGGTCCTCGGCGGTCGACGACGTCGAGGCGCAGAGCACGACCTGGAGCGTCGAGGGGCTCTCCGGCGAGGTCGTCTGGTCGCGCGCCGAGGGGACCGCGCCTAACCGCGTGTGGCGCGGCGTCAACCTCGGGAGCGTGTCCGACACGGCGCTGGTGTCGCCTGCCCTGGAGGTCAGCGAGACCGAGCGCTTCGTGCTGACGTTCGCGCACCGGCACCAGTTCGAGACGAGCGACGAGACGTTCTGGGACGGCGCGGTGGTCGAGCTCAGCGCCGACGGCGGCGAGACGTGGCAGGACATCGGGAGGCGCGCGCAGCCCGGCTACAACGGGAAGGTCACCGTCGAGTCCGGCAATCCGCTGGGCAGGCGGAGGGCGTTCGTCGGCCAGAGCCCCTCGTGGCCCGACGTCGACCACGTCGCGATCGACCTGGGGACCGCGTTCGCCGGGAAGACGGTGCAGGTGCGGTTCCGCGTCGGCACGGACGCGGCCGCGGGCGACACCGGCTGGGAGCTCGACGACCTCGGGTTCGCGGGCCTGAAGAACAAGCCGTTCGCGACGGTGGTCGAGGACACGGCCTCCTGCCAGGGCGGGCCCGAGGCCGACGCGGGGACGGACCAGGTGGCCGCGATCGGCGAGTTCGTGACGCTCGACGCCTCGGGGAGCTCGGACCCCGAGGAGGACGAGCTGACGTTCTCCTGGGTGCAGACGGCGGGGCCCGCGGTCGAGCTGACCGGCGAGGGCGCGCGGGCGACCTTCGTGGCGCCCGAGGTGACCGAGGCGACGACCCTGGCGTTCGCGGTGACGGTCAGCGACGGGATCCTGGAGGCGACCGACCAGGTCAGCGTGGTGGTCGATCTGGCGAAGGAGCCGGAGGCTGAAGGGTGCGGGTGCGCGATCCCGGGGGGCGCGCCGCGCGGGCCGCTGGGCGCGCTCGGGGCCGCCGCGGCGCTCGCGGCGTTCGCGGGGCGGCGGCGGCGGCGGGGCGGCGGAGCGAGTTGA